Part of the Aquimarina sp. MAR_2010_214 genome is shown below.
GAATATTTTTATTCGAATATTAAATTATTTAGTGAATCTCACCATCATAATACATGCCTCAATCGTAAAATTTCTATTGACAAAAAAGGAAATATAAAGAACTGCCCGTCAATGCCACAATCCTTTGGAAATATTAATGATATTACACTAGTAGAGGCTCTAAATCTTACGGATTTCAAGAAATATTGGAATATAACTAAAGATCAAATAGAAGTTTGTAAAGATTGTGAGTTTAGATACATTTGTACGGATTGTAGAGCTTATTTAGAAAATCCTGATAACCAAAACTCTAAACCTCTAAAATGCGGATATGATCCATATACCAATCAGTGGGAAGAATGGAGTACTAACTCGTTAAAGGAAAAAGCGATAAGTTATTACGAAATGGAGGATGTATTCTAAAAAATCTGAAGTCTCCTATTTTATCGCACTCACCAACTCTTTTAAAAACGTATTGAAATCCACTCCTGCATCTCCAATGAGTCCAAACCGTACAATAACCAAATCTTTAGAAGGAATAATAAACACCCGTTGTCCCTGAAATCCATTTGCAGAAAACATATCTCTAGGAGCATCTGGATAAAACCCTCCTGCATTTAACCAAAAATGCCCTCCATAATCTCCTTCAGATGTTGGACTTGGTGTAGTCACATAATCGGCCCACGAAGGTTCAAAAATCTGCTCTCCGTTCCAATTCCCCTTATGAAGATATAACAATCCAAATTTACCCCAATCTCTTACTGTTGCCCAAGCATAAGAAGAACCTACATAATTACCTGTCATATCTGTTTCTATAAGCATAGAATTCATTCCTATTTTATCAATAAACTCACGATATGGATAATCAAGATACTCCTGATAACTTTTAAACTGTTTTCTCAAAACCCCAGATAGCAGGTTAGATACACCAGAAGAATAATACCAATGTTCATTGGGTTTGTGAATTGCTTTTTTATGAATTTGGGGCGTTGTCATATCTTTATCTACATATAACATTTTTGTAACATCAGAAATAGAACCATAATCTTCATCCCATTCTAATCCACAATTCATCTGTAAGAGATTATTAATTGTAATCTCTTTTCGTTCATCATTTTGCCAAGCTGATACCGGGGCTTTATCATGTATGTTAATAGCACCTTGTTTTTGTAACACTCCATAGACTGTAGAGAGAATACTTTTGGTCATAGACCACCCTAATAATTTAGAATCTTTATCCAATTCATCTATATACTTCTCTGCAATGATCTGATCTTTATATAGCACAAGAACAGCTCTTGTTTTCTTTATATACTCTCCATTGGTATCAAAAATTGAAGTAACAGTTTTATTCACCTTATCATAATCGACCGTAGTAAAAACTGTGTCTTTTTGTTCCAATTCACCATACGGATATGACAACCTTGTCTCTGTTTTAATTCTACGTGGTATTAAAACAGGTGTGTTTTCATCAAAATCATCATCAATCAGAACACTACCTAAGCCTTCTCTATAAATTGCTTTTCTCTCTTTAAGCCCAAAAACTGAAGCAACAGATGCTCTTTTCTTCATATCCACCTCATCATCTGCCAGATGAACCGGAGAAAAATTAGTATCATTTATGTCTGTAAATTCTACACTTCGATTTGCAATAAAAACCGATGAATTCATATACTTTGCAGAATATCCTGATAGAATTGTAAGTTTTGGATAATTCAGTGCAAATGCAATACAAATTCCTGCAAATAGAATAAGAAATGTAATCCCAATAATTTTTTTAAGTCGTTTCATTCTAAAAAGGGTTAAATCATTCTAAAAATAAACAATCCTAATTAGAAATACTTACTACTTTTGCAGAAAGAAATTAATATGTTAGATCTACAGAAGATACGAGAAGATTTTCCAATACTTACCAGAGAAGTAAATGGAAAACCTTTGGTATATTTTGATAATGCGGCCACATCCCAAACACCGCAGGTAGTTATAGATGCCATTGTTGATTATTATAGTAATTACAATGCCAATATTCATCGTGGTGTTCACACCTTATCACAAGAAGCAACAGATGCATACGAGATGGCTCGTAAAAAGGTGCAGAAACATTTTAATGCAACACACACACATGAGATTATTCTTACTTCGGGAACAACTCATAGTATTAATATTATTGCTACCGGCTTTACCTCTCTTCTTTCCGAAGGTGATGAAATCATTGTTTCCGCTTTAGAGCATCATTCTAATATTGTGCCTTGGCAAATGTTATGTGAACGTACTGGAGCCATCCTTAAGGTCATTCCTATGAACGAAGACGGTGAATTAGTAATGGATGTATATGATCAATTACTTTCTAACAGCACCAAACTTGTTTTTACCAATCATATCTCTAATGCATTAGGAACTATAAATCCTATTGAAGAAATTATTGAAAAAGCACATAACGTAGGCGCAGCTGTATTGATCGATGGTGCACAAGCCTGCCCTCATGTTAAACCTGATGTTCAAGCATTAGATGTCGATTTTTATGTTGCCTCTGCGCACAAACTCTGTGGACCTACAGGAGTAGGTATGCTTTACGGAAAAGAAGAGTGGCTAAATAAGCTACCTCCTTATCAAGGTGGTGGTGAAATGATCGAGCAAGTTACTTTTGAAAAAACCACCTATGCCGGGTTACCACATAAGTTTGAAGCTGGTACTCCTAATATTTGTGGCGGTATCGCTTTTGGAGTAGCACTTGATTATATGAATAGTATTGGTTTTGATAATATTGCTGCATATGAGAATGAACTTCTAGAATACGGCACGCAAAAATTATTAGAAATTGAAGGGTTAAAAATTTACGGCACTTCCAAAAACAAAACTTCTGTAATCTCTTTCAATCTAGATAATATCCATCCTTATGATGTGGGAACTATTGTAGATAAACTCGGTATTGCAGTGCGCACAGGACATCATTGTGCACAGCCTATTATGGATTTTTATAAAATACCCGGAACCGTACGAGCTTCTTTTTCATTCTATAATACTAAAGAAGAAATCGATGCTTTGGTCGAATCTGTTAAAAAAGCCAAGATGATGCTCTCGTAAATTATTTTTTATACCATTTGGTTTTGTACAACGTTATTTAATTACTAAACAATATGTTACACAAAACAACTCATCTATGTACAGGTCTTTTTTTTTATTGAGTATTATTATTTTGTTTTCTTCATGCCAGGAAACAAAACGAGTATTTATAGCTAATACTCTAATAGATTGCGTTGGTGTTGGCCCTCAAAAATGCATGTTGTATAAAGAAAATCCAAGCGATAAGTGGACTTATTTTTATGATACAATCGAGGGTTTTGAGTATGAAGATGGATATAACTATGAAATTGAAGTTACCGTTACTAAAGTAGAAAACCCTCCGGCTGATGGTTCTTCATTACATTATAGTTTAGTCAAAATAATATCAAAAGAAAAAAATCAATCCATAGCCCAAAACGTCCCTTTAAAGAATAAAAAAAATCAGGATACTATAATTGATATAGAATACCAGGCACTCTCCAGAGGTTCCTTTTTTCAAATCAAAATTAATAATGATCGTATTGAAAAAACTACCGATGTAAATTTAAAAAATAG
Proteins encoded:
- a CDS encoding serine hydrolase; its protein translation is MKRLKKIIGITFLILFAGICIAFALNYPKLTILSGYSAKYMNSSVFIANRSVEFTDINDTNFSPVHLADDEVDMKKRASVASVFGLKERKAIYREGLGSVLIDDDFDENTPVLIPRRIKTETRLSYPYGELEQKDTVFTTVDYDKVNKTVTSIFDTNGEYIKKTRAVLVLYKDQIIAEKYIDELDKDSKLLGWSMTKSILSTVYGVLQKQGAINIHDKAPVSAWQNDERKEITINNLLQMNCGLEWDEDYGSISDVTKMLYVDKDMTTPQIHKKAIHKPNEHWYYSSGVSNLLSGVLRKQFKSYQEYLDYPYREFIDKIGMNSMLIETDMTGNYVGSSYAWATVRDWGKFGLLYLHKGNWNGEQIFEPSWADYVTTPSPTSEGDYGGHFWLNAGGFYPDAPRDMFSANGFQGQRVFIIPSKDLVIVRFGLIGDAGVDFNTFLKELVSAIK
- a CDS encoding aminotransferase class V-fold PLP-dependent enzyme yields the protein MLDLQKIREDFPILTREVNGKPLVYFDNAATSQTPQVVIDAIVDYYSNYNANIHRGVHTLSQEATDAYEMARKKVQKHFNATHTHEIILTSGTTHSINIIATGFTSLLSEGDEIIVSALEHHSNIVPWQMLCERTGAILKVIPMNEDGELVMDVYDQLLSNSTKLVFTNHISNALGTINPIEEIIEKAHNVGAAVLIDGAQACPHVKPDVQALDVDFYVASAHKLCGPTGVGMLYGKEEWLNKLPPYQGGGEMIEQVTFEKTTYAGLPHKFEAGTPNICGGIAFGVALDYMNSIGFDNIAAYENELLEYGTQKLLEIEGLKIYGTSKNKTSVISFNLDNIHPYDVGTIVDKLGIAVRTGHHCAQPIMDFYKIPGTVRASFSFYNTKEEIDALVESVKKAKMMLS
- a CDS encoding DUF4377 domain-containing protein, with amino-acid sequence MYRSFFLLSIIILFSSCQETKRVFIANTLIDCVGVGPQKCMLYKENPSDKWTYFYDTIEGFEYEDGYNYEIEVTVTKVENPPADGSSLHYSLVKIISKEKNQSIAQNVPLKNKKNQDTIIDIEYQALSRGSFFQIKINNDRIEKTTDVNLKNSHSKKCSKKDWNTIISLLETIDIDKISELKAPTEKRLFDGAPHAQLKITSFTKTFVSNGFDHGHPPHEIQQLVNTILSLAESIE